A genomic window from Solanum stenotomum isolate F172 chromosome 10, ASM1918654v1, whole genome shotgun sequence includes:
- the LOC125842368 gene encoding hydroxymethylglutaryl-CoA synthase-like, translating into MAAQPKNVGILAVEIYFPPTCLQQEALEAHDGASKGKYTIGLGQDCMGFCTEVEDVISMSLTAVTSLLEKYAIDPKQIGRLEVGSETVIDKSKSIKTFLMQIFETCGNTDIEGVDSTNACYGGTAALFNCVNWVESSSWDGRYGLVVCTDSAVYAEGAARPTGGAAAIAMLVGPDAPIVFESKIRASHMAHVYDFYKPILDSEYPVVDGKLSQTCYLMALDSCYKSLCNKYEKLEGKQFSIDDAAYFVFHSPYNKLVQKSTARLMFNDFTRNASSIDESTKEKLAPFSSLTGDESYQSRDLEKTSWQVAKPFYDEKVKPTTLVPKQVGNMYTASLYAAFASLLHNKHSSLAGQRVVLFSYGSGLTATMFSLKLHEGQHPFNLSNIAAVMNVEEKLKSRHEFTPENFIETMKIMEHRYGGKDFVTSKDCSLLAPGTYYLTEVDSKYRRFYAKKCTENGLANGH; encoded by the exons ATGGCAGCTCAACCGAAGAATGTCGGAATTCTCGCCGTCGAGATTTACTTTCCTCCTACTTGCCTACAGCAG GAAGCATTGGAGGCTCATGATGGAGCAAGCAAAGGGAAATACACAATTGGTCTTGGACAAGATTGTATGGGCTTTTGCACCGAGGTGGAAGATGTTATATCAATGAG TTTGACAGCAGTTACTTCCCTTTTGGAGAAGTATGCTATTGATCCAAAGCAAATTGGTCGTCTAGAGGTTGGAAGTGAAACCGTAATTGATAAGAGCAAATCCATCAAGACATTCCTGATGCAAATATTTGAG ACATGTGGAAATACTGACATTGAAGGAGTCGACTCAACTAATGCATGCTATGGGGGAACTGCCGCATTGTTCAACTGTGTGAATTGGGTCGAGAGCTCTTCATGGGATGGTCGCTATGGACTCGTTGTATGCACTGATAGtgcg GTCTATGCTGAGGGAGCTGCTCGGCCTACTGGAGGTGCTGCAGCAATTGCTATGCTAGTCGGGCCAGATGCTCCTATTGTGTTCGAAAGCAAGATTAGGGCTAGCCATATGGCCCATGTCTATGATTTTTACAAGCCCATCCTCGACAGTGAATATCCA GTGGTTGATGGCAAGCTTTCACAAACTTGTTATCTTATGGCACTTGATTCTTGCTACAAGAGCTTATGCAACAA ATACGAAAAATTGGAGGGCAAGCAGTTTTCGATTGATGATGCAGCCTATTTTGTTTTCCATTCACCATACAACAAG CTTGTACAGAAGAGCACTGCTCGGTTGATGTTCAATGACTTTACAAGGAACGCTAG TTCCATTGATGAGTCTACTAAAGAAAAGCTGGCACCATTTTCATCCCTAACTGGTGATGAGAGTTATCAAAGCCGTGATCTTGAGAAG ACATCCTGGCAAGTGGCAAAACCATTTTATGACGAGAAGGTAAAACCGACCACATTAGTACCAAAACAAGTTGGCAACATGTACACCGCGTCTCTCTATGCTGCTTTTGCATCCCTCCTTCACAACAAGCACAGCTCATTG GCTGGACAGCGGGTAGTCTTGTTCTCTTACGGGAGTGGGTTGACTGCAACAATGTTCTCATTAAAGCTTCACGAAGGTCAACATCCTTTTAACTTGTCCAACATTGCAGCTGTGATGAACGTTGAAGAGAAATTGAAGTCGAGGCATGAG TTCACTCCTGAAAATTTCATCGAAACAATGAAAATAATGGAGCACAGGTATGGGGGTAAAGACTTTGTGACGAGCAAGGATTGCAGCCTTCTAGCTCCAGGCACTTACTACCTCACAGAAGTTGATTCGAAGTACAGAAGATTCTATGCCAAGAAATGTACTGAGAATGGACTTGCCAATGGTCATTGA
- the LOC125842622 gene encoding dehydration-responsive element-binding protein 1E-like, with the protein MNNDSSLYSSDLNPLSATIASDEEGILLLASSQPKKRAGRKKFKETRHPVYRGVRRRNNNKWVCELREPSQQKRIWLGTYSTPEMAARAHDVAALALRGNLATLNFADSRWRLPVPASKDPKDIRQAAVIAAQTFTQDTELVGIDGMNEEINSSTIDEIKYQEIDITRANNGSSRDFGAKELCIDMENNLCCNWGEDNDMLEMEGWQEKMAEGLLFSPTPRLGSCFSWDDVESEVEVSLWSYSI; encoded by the coding sequence ATGAATAACGACTCGAGTTTGTACTCGTCAGATCTCAACCCATTAAGTGCAACAATAGCTTCCGATGAGGAAGGAATACTATTACTAGCTTCAAGCCAACCCAAGAAACGTGCAGGGAGGAAGAAGTTCAAGGAAACTCGCCACCCAGTTTATAGGGGAGTGAGGAGGAGGAATAATAACAAGTGGGTTTGCGAGCTACGTGAGCCTAGTCAACAGAAAAGAATATGGCTAGGGACTTACTCTACTCCTGAAATGGCGGCTCGAGCTCATGATGTTGCTGCATTAGCTCTTAGAGGTAATCTAGCCACTCTGAACTTTGCTGACTCTCGTTGGCGATTGCCAGTGCCCGCATCAAAGGACCCCAAGGACATACGACAGGCGGCAGTTATAGCCGCACAAACTTTTACTCAAGATACTGAATTAGTTGGAATCGACGGTATGAATGAGGAAATTAACTCCAGTACTATTGATGAAATAAAGTATCAAGAGATTGATATAACGAGGGCTAATAATGGGAGTAGTAGGGATTTTGGCGCAAAGGAATTGTGTATAGATATGGAGAACAATTTATGTTGTAATTGGGGAGAAGATAACGACATGTTGGAGATGGAAGGATGGCAAGAAAAGATGGCGGAGGGGCTTTTGTTTTCACCAACTCCGCGTTTAGGTAGTTGTTTCAGTTGGGATGATGTAGAAAGTGAAGTTGAGGTGTCTTTGTGGAGTTATAGTATTTGA
- the LOC125842543 gene encoding SPX domain-containing membrane protein At4g22990-like: MVSFGKKLKGRQIQEWQGYYINYKLMKRKLKQYANQSQAVVPDRRFVLKDFSRMLDNQIETIVLFLLEQQGALASRISELNEQKDFLQEVPDISKIDELREAYQAVGRDLLKLLYFVEINAIGLRKILKKFDKRFGYKFTDYYVKTRANHPYSQLQQVFKHVGLGAVVGAISRNLADLQDRQGSYLSIYDQPALPLQDPVVDSMQAAVDRLSHSTNFLNFLAQHALIMQEELPAPVEEGVDDQRYHFMSLLLNLANTFLYMVNTYIIVPTADDYSMSLGAAATVCGIVIGAMAVAQIFSSVYFSAWSNRSYFRPLIFSSIVLFIGNVMYALAYDLNSIPVLLIGRLFCGFGSARAVNRRYISDCVPLKYRMQASAGFVSASALGMACGPAVAGLLQTNFKIYKITVNKETLPGWLMAIAWLIYLVWLWFSFKEPVRDTEIKNVPQESKAEPDSLEKGIVEPLLLKSPENQQDEDEQEGDESEEAPEDSHKPANSIVAAYRLLTPSVKVQLLIYFMLKYAMEILLSESSVITTYYFSWSTGHVAVFLACLGLTVLPVNLVVGSYITNMFEDRQILLASEIMVCVGILMSFNVIIPYSVPQYVCSGLLLFVSAEVLEGVNLSLLSRVMSSRLSRGTYNGGLLSTEAGTIARVIADATITLAGYLGESMLLNITLLPSLFICIVSILATFWTYNSLY, translated from the exons ATGGTGTCTTTTGGGAAAAAGTTGAAGGGAAGACAAATCCAAGAATGGCAAGG ATACTATATCAATTACAAATTGATGAAGAGGAAGCTTAAGCAATATGCTAACCAAAGCCAAGCCGTAGTACCAGATCGTCGATTTGTTCTTAAGGATTTCTCCAGAATGCTAGACAACCAG ATCGAAACAATAGTTCTCTTTTTGTTGGAACAACAAGGAGCTCTTGCGAGCAGAATATCTGAACTTAATGAACAAAAAGATTTTCTTCAAGAGGTGCCTGATATATCAAAAATAGATGAGTTGCGGGAAGCTTATCAAGCTGTGGGGCGTGATCTTCTAAAGCTTCTCTATTTCGTTGAAATAAATGCTATTGGATTGCGGAAGATACTTAAAAAATTTGACAAACGTTTTGGCTATAAGTTCACTGATTATTATGTCAAAACCCGGGCTAATCATCCCTATTCCCAACTTCAGCAAGTATTCAAGCACGTG GGATTAGGGGCAGTTGTTGGAGCAATATCTCGTAATCTTGCAGATCTTCAAGACCGTCAGGGAAGCTACTTGTCAATTTATGACCAGCCAGCTCTTCCCCTCCAG GATCCTGTGGTTGACTCGATGCAAGCAGCTGTCGATAGATTAAGTCATTCGACAAACTTTCTTAACTTTTTGGCCCAACATGCACTTATTATGCAAGAGGAGTTACCCGCTCCTGTCGAGGAAGGAGTTGATGATCAGAGATACCATTTTATGTCGCTCCTGTTGAACTTGGCGAATACTTTCCTTTACATGGTCAATACATACATTATTGTACCAACAGCAGATGATTATTCTATGAGCCTTGGTGCGGCTGCAACGGTTTGTGGGATTGTGATTGGAGCCATGGCTGTCGCGCAGATCTTCTCGTCCGTGTATTTCAGTGCTTGGTCGAACAGGTCTTATTTCAGACCTCTGATATTCAGCAGTATAGTTCTTTTTATCGGGAATGTCATGTATGCATTGGCTTATGATCTCAATTCAATACCAGTTCTGCTTATCGGTCGTCTATTTTGCGG TTTTGGTTCCGCCAGAGCAGTGAACCGTCGCTACATCAGTGACTGTGTACCACTTAAATACCGGATGCAAGCTTCAGCAGGTTTCGTTAGTGCTAGCGCGCTTGGAATGGCATGTGGACCTGCAGTTGCCGGCTTACTTCAGACAAATTTTAAGATTTACAAGATAACCGTCAATAAAGAAACTTTGCCTGGTTGGCTTATGGCTATTGCATGGCTCATTTATTTGGTATGGCTGTGGTTCTCTTTTAAAGAACCTGTGCGTGATactgaaataaaaaatgttcCTCAAGAGTCTAAGGCCG AACCTGATTCCCTTGAAAAAGGCATTGTGGAACCGTTGCTGTTAAAATCACCGGAGAATCAACAAGATGAGGATGAACAAGAAGGTGACGAGAGTGAAGAAGCTCCTGAGGACTCTCATAAACCTGCTAATTCTATAGTAGCAGCATACAGATTGCTCACTCCTTCTGTGAAG GTTCAATTGTTAATCTATTTTATGCTGAAATATGCTATGGAGATTTTACTTTCAGAATCTAGTGTCATCACGACATATTACTTTAGCTGGTCAACAGGCCATGTGGCAGTTTTTCTTGCGTGTCTTGGCCTCACGGTTCTTCCAGTAAATCTTGTTGTTGGGAGCTATATAACTAACATGTTCGAGGACAG GCAAATTCTGTTGGCATCTGAAATTATGGTGTGTGTTGGTATACTGATGAGCTTTAATGTTATAATCCCGTATTCTGTGCCACAGTATGTCTGCTCGGGGCTCTTATTATTTGTATCTGCTGAAGTGTTAGAAG GTGTAAATTTGTCACTCCTCTCGCGAGTCATGTCATCTAGGCTTTCTCGTGGAACCTACAATGGTGGCCTCTTGTCTACAGAAGCCGGAACCATTGCTCGGGTAATTGCAGATGCAACGATAACTCTAGCTGGGTACTTGGGGGAGAGTATGCTCTTGAATATTACTCTTCTCCCTTCGCTCTTCATATGCATTGTGTCCATTCTTGCCACCTTTTGGACCTACAATTCTCTCTATTGA
- the LOC125841757 gene encoding dehydration-responsive element-binding protein 1F-like: MNDNNFRDHYLHETSTSSGGVQDEGIFLLASSQPKKRAGRKKFKETRHPIYRGVRRRDNNKWVCEVREPIEQKRIWLGTYPTPEMAARAHDVAALALRGNLATLNFADSSWRLAVPVSKDPEELRHAAMKAAEAFLQDTESVEINYSEGVKCQENIVIGGASGSDNNNLVGNEVNNIQNMEMDSILCYNNNWGGNNEIEGSSWQEKMSEGHLFSPTPHLDSYFSWDDVESDVEVSLWSYNM; the protein is encoded by the coding sequence ATGAATGATAATAACTTTAGAGATCACTACTTGCACGAAACATCAACATCTTCAGGAGGAGTTCAAgatgaaggaatatttctactAGCTTCGAGTCAACCTAAGAAACGTGCAGGGAGAAAGAAGTTCAAGGAAACTCGCCACCCAATTTATAGGGGAGTGAGAAGGAGGGATAATAACAAGTGGGTTTGCGAGGTACGTGAGCCTATTGAGCAAAAAAGAATATGGCTAGGAACTTATCCTACTCCTGAAATGGCAGCTCGAGCTCATGATGTAGCTGCGTTAGCACTTAGAGGTAATCTAGCCACTTTAAATTTCGCCGACTCTAGTTGGCGGTTGGCGGTGCCGGTATCAAAGGATCCCGAAGAATTACGCCACGCCGCTATGAAAGCAGCAGAAGCGTTCCTTCAAGATACTGAATCAGTTGAAATCAATTATAGTGAGGGAGTGAAGTGTcaagaaaatattgttattGGTGGGGCCAGTGGAAGTGACAATAATAATTTGGTGGGTAATGAAGTGAATAACATACAAAATATGGAGATGGATAGCATTTTatgttataataataattggGGAGGCAATAATGAAATAGAGGGATCATCATGGCAAGAAAAGATGAGTGAGGGGCATTTGTTTTCACCAACTCCCCATTTAGATAGTTATTTCAGTTGGGATGATGTGGAAAGTGACGTGGAAGTGTCCTTGTGGAGCTATAATATGTAA
- the LOC125841867 gene encoding dehydration-responsive element-binding protein 1F-like, which yields MNNNSSLNSSDLNPLSATTPSDEEGLVLLLASSRPKKRAGRKKFKETRHPVYRGVRKRNNNKWVCELREPSQQKRIWLGTYPTPEMAARAHDVAALALRGNLATLNFADSRWRLPVPASKDPKDIRQAAVIAAQVFSQDTEVDYMNHEEVNSNTIDEIDIARANNGSSSDFSAKELSMDMENILSCNWGEDNDMLETEGWREKMAEELLFSPTPRLVSCFSWDDVETSDVEVSLWSYSI from the coding sequence atgaataacaacTCGAGTTTGAACTCGTCAGATCTCAACCCATTAAGTGCAACAACACCTTCCGATGAGGAAGGATTAGTACTATTATTAGCTTCAAGCCGGCCCAAGAAACGGGCCGGAAGGAAGAAGTTCAAGGAAACTCGCCACCCAGTTTATAGGGGAGTGAGGAAGAGGAATAACAACAAGTGGGTTTGCGAGCTACGTGAGCCTAGTCAACAAAAAAGAATATGGCTAGGGACTTACCCTACTCCTGAAATGGCGGCTCGAGCTCACGATGTTGCTGCATTAGCACTTAGAGGTAATCTAGCCACTCTGAACTTTGCTGACTCTCGTTGGCGGTTACCAGTGCCAGCATCAAAGGACCCCAAGGACATACGCCAAGCAGCCGTTATAGCCGCACAAGTTTTTTCTCAGGATACTGAAGTCGATTATATGAATCATGAGGAAGTTAATTCCAATACTATTGATGAGATTGATATTGCGAGGGCTAATAATGGGAGTAGTAGTGATTTTAGCGCCAAGGAATTGAGTATGGATATGGAGAACATTTTATCTTGTAATTGGGGAGAAGATAACGACATGTTAGAGACGGAAGGATGGAGAGAAAAGATGGCCGAGGAGCTTTTGTTTTCACCAACTCCACGTTTAGTTAGTTGTTTCAGTTGGGATGACGTGGAAACTAGCGACGTCGAGGTGTCTTTGTGGAGTTACAGTATTTGA